The Miscanthus floridulus cultivar M001 chromosome 6, ASM1932011v1, whole genome shotgun sequence genomic interval TCTCCGCCACCACCTTGGCCTTCTCGCCCTCGGCCCTGGGCGCCGCCACCACGCGGCAGCACCGGCGCGGGAAGGACCCGTCCACGCGGAGCAGCTCgggggcggcggccgcggccggcgGCGGGAGGAGCTCGATGACGGCGCCGGCCGCGGAGCCGCCGAGGATGGACGGGCGGCGGGCCGAGAAGAGCGCCTTCTGGCCGTCGGAGCGGGCGCCGAGGAAGCCCTCCCATCGGTGGTGCAGGGACGGGCGCCGCCGGCGCACGGTGAGGAGCGGCTCCCCGGCCGGGCCGAGCAGGGCGAGCTCGCCGGCCGACGCGGCGCCCCCGCCGTGGCCCCGGCCGTAGGTGTCGGCGCGGAAGGCGAGCCCGCCCGTGCGGGTGTCGTAGGCCGCGAAGCCGTCGCCGGGGGAGAAGTGCGAGGTCTTGCGCACCGTCAGGACGCGTTCCTCGGGGTCGCAGTACTCCGCGCCCACGATCGCCATCCCCCTGCGCTGGCTGCTGCTGGTGCCCGGTGCCCGCGCACCTGAGTCTGAGCTTGAcgccggcggcgcgcgcgtgcttcgcttgcttgcttgcttcggCGGTTACTGCTGTGAGCTCTCTGCGTGGCGAAGCGGAGGCCACTCGGAGATTTTAAGTAGGGGCGAAGCGAGGGGTGGCGCACTGGCGCGGTCGGTGGAGATTTCAAGGCCGTGCGAGAGATGAGCATGTTGATGCCGCAACGCCTGCCCTTTTCGGACGCCTGGACTCGGTCCACAGGCAAAGCTGAACTACGACTATCTCCAACACCCGATACCTAAATCAGCGTCGCATCGTAGGATCTGGGTTCAGCATAGTAAATAGGTGACGGATCCATCCCCTTCCTTCTCCAACAGCCCacctccctccccctccctccccgcctcgccgtcgtcgtcgggccACCGATCCAGTGGAGCGTGCCACGGAGGAGGCCGGGCTTCCTCTCTCCGatgtttcctctctctctctccctccccgacGCCCGACGTCCTCCCGGCGAGCTCACCGCGCCTCACCGCGCGCCCACCACGCCCCACCGCGCTCCACCGCATCCTCCCTGCACCCCACCGCGCTCACCGCGCCATGGACGGCGGCGGGAGGCCCTCGGCGCGGTTGGCCCGGCACAGCGACCCAGGCGCGGCGGCGTTGGCACGGACGGCCCCTGGTGCGGGTGCGGCAACCCCGGCGCGGATCCAGTGGCGCGGCGGCCTCGACGATGtaggccctcctcctcctcctggatctagggttccggcgagctttTCCCCTCTCTCCCAACTCCGATCCAGTGCAGGGAGGCCGGCGGGACCGTGGGGAGGTGGCGCGGCTGTGTTGGGCGTCGCGGCTGCGCGGCGTGGCTGCGTCGGCCgggctccctccctccctgcgaGATCCGGTGAGCACCGCCCGCCTTCCTCCCCGGCGAGCTCCGCCCGCCTcgccgttgttgtcgtcgtcggGCCCGCCTCGCTGTCGAAGACTTTGCGTCTGGGAGAGAAAGACGACGCAAATAAGCGTCCCGCGTGGCCTCCTACCCAAAATGCATGACCCATTTGCCTCTTCGGTTGGAGCCGGTTTTCCTCACCTAAAAACACTGTACGTGACTTATTTTGGGATTGCGTCGCCGTTTGAGTaagctgttggagacagtctaacaaCTGGCAGCGTTTAGTTTACTCCTGCCATCAGATATTCAGATACAGTGCAGATTTAACTCTACGGGCCTGTTCGctcggaggaatttggatggttcgggcccgttcgcgtgcccttaaacccgacttgatccgcttcttttttcatccgaaacagtatttttctctcacaaattcctccagcattcctccaaaccatccaacgTATCAAAGGATTGGATCCGATTAATAGTAGTCAGTGGATTAATCCTACTCTACATATCAAAGCATTGACACTACCACAGACAGGATTAGTAGAGGTGGCCGGTGAggttttgtagaggtggctcggcCAGCAGTCTTTACtataccgtctctataaatcatgtatttgtagggatgGTGCCTAGAccgtccttacaaatcgatttgtaggggcagttcagtctagaaccgcctcTACGGTGTATTTTTCGCTAAAAAAATAagatttacaattcaaattcgaccagaactactaccctgtagctggctacaaaataacttattctgtaaccactttgagttacgataattactatgttaatttacgagattatagtaactccttactaagtggtttactataacgttatggtaaatatcctcatatGTTATATTaatccaactatcgtaaatatgaattgatattatcgtaaattagtatatagaattatcgtaaatggaggcggctacagaataacttattttatagctgagtattgaatatactctccacacacacacacacacacatatatatatatatatatatatatatatatatatatatatatatatatatatatatatatatatatatatatatatatatatatatatatatgacccgGATTTCACGGTTACTGCACATACGAGGTTCAGCGCATGCTAGATTTGAGATTGGTGTATCTTTATTTGCATACTCTTAGTCTTTCCAGTCCAAAGCATAAGTCGTTTATCTAAATATCTAAAGCTAAAACATCtcataatttagaatagagggtaTAAGCAGCcgatgatatatatgtgtgatACAGTAATACAACTTCCACATCATCAGAGTTATGCACAAGAATTGAACTGTAAAGGTCGTGTAGAAAATTTGTTATAGTAGTTTATCTATAAAATCATGTAAAAATCTATATTGAAAAAGTAAAAATAAAATATTGTGGTGATAATTTTTATTCTATAAAATATTATACATAGAAGTTATGAGTATCATGATaacttttaaaaaaataaaaaaaacatgaaaacatttttaaaaaaagaaaaggaaaaggaaaagtcgTGGACGTTATATGACGGTTTACTAATTTTTAATTTAATAACGAAAGTTCCTTGATTAGTGGAGTCGGTACGAGCTGGTCCAAGCGCGTGGCGCGAACAGTGGACTCATCGACTCGATCGAGGATGCAGCTGTGTTGGCAGTGTGAACATTGAACACTCACGAGACGTATATTGCACTGTGGGAAGCAACCTGCGGCACTGGCTGACTGGCCACACCACCCGGGTTACTGTACTGTACTCCCAAGTCCCAACCGCGCGCGCTCTGCCTCGGTGTCCGCGGTCCGCCGATGGTGCTTCACGCGCGTGCTTCaattcgtcgtcgtcgtcgtcaggacAGAAGCGTCGGTCGGTGGCCGTCCGATTCTTTCCTCGGGTGGGTCGCAGCAAGTCGCCCAGCGACGGGAACGTGTGTCGTTGGGTGGACGCTCAGGCTTGTCCGCCTCGCGGAAACGAGTGGATCCTAGCAAACGCCCGGGCTCACGTTTTGGACTTTGGTCTGCCGTGCCGCGGTGCTGGCACCTAACGTTCGGAGTGACAGGCCCTAACGTGGAACAATTgacctttctcttcttcttcttcttcttcttcttcttcttcttcttcttcttcttcttcctgtaaATCCAAAATTAATCGACCTTGCACGCGCGCCAAAGACGCTGCATTGTGTTGCGTTGGTGTAGCCAATCGAGTACGGACACCAATATGGATTTTTGTTTAACTGTTGTGGCCACTTAAATTTCAAGTTTATGAGCCCTGGATTATTGGTTACTTCACACCTAGCTTCGCGCGCTACAGTTTGTATTTTCATTAAAACATGGTAATCGCATTTGATAAAAAAAACTGTTTCACAATTCCAATCGGATTATCTTCCTTGTACTTCGTCGGCACATCATCAGCATTATTGACATAACAGCAAGTTGAGCGGAGGTCAGTAGTCTAGAGAGAGGCATTTGTTCCTTCCTTGATCAGGTTTCCAAATTCCAAGCGCAGATGTCGTAGTGCTACTAGAGGTAAGGTAAGGTAAGCCCAAAAGCTGGCGATGGCAATGCTCAAACTACTGGCAATGTCCACTGTTCCGGTGACGTGTTAAACCCTTTCCACGTCGCTGACTCAGCAGCCGGCGCACGTCAAACACGTCGGCGTCAGGGGGGATTGGGATTGGAAGGAAGAAGCTTCTTTATTTCCAAGTCCAACGCCGCGGAACTGCATGCTGCACCGGAAATATCAACTGTAAAGTGGTAGCATGGACACAGGACACTGAACTGAACACGGACGACGGGCGAGTATCAAGCAAGCTTGCATCACGATTTGAGCAAGCATGCGGAGGCGCCGCTGATTCGAGCGCCAGACCTACATTTGCTGGTTGCGCAGCTGACATCTTGACTTCTTGAGTACGGTGGCGGTGGTGCGTGCTTCGCGTCGTCAGCGACGTCAGGAAGAAGCGTTGCCACTCCGGTCGCCAGATGGCAGCGAGCCACCACTCACCGTACCATCGGTGGAGAGGGGAAACGTGGGGGCGGCGGTAGGGGTGGCTCGAGGTCGCGCTGGACCGTGGATGTATGCGTCAAACAAACGCCGGGTTTGACGTTTTGGTTCACTGTACCATGGCGCCGACACCGACCCCGGTGAAACGTCTTTGTACACGGGGAAAAGATCAATGTTAACCTCGCATGCCAAAGACCTGTCGCTGTGCGCTTACTTCTGCAAGCAACAGTGGTCCCGCTTATTGACTTGGAAGCGCTTCTATTTCTAAGCTAGCTAAGTAGGAGTATAAGCTTAGGCACTAGGCAGCAGAGCACTTCTTTTCGTTCACCAAAATTACCGGGAAAGCATAAGGCAGCCGTACGGAGTACTACTTGTGTCGAATCAAAAGTTCGAACTGACAGTAAAACTAACCCAACCAAGAGTAATACAGTACTGATACCATGGGTTAACTAGAAAACAAGAACCATGGGCGAGCTATTAACCAGGCAGGTTCGGTTCGGCTCACCTAACCTGTGCTCCCTGTTagggcgacaccagcatcacgcTAGGGACCCCAATTCCGCATGCCTGAATCAGCAGGTTGCCGGCCGGTTCACGTCAGTCAAACACGTCACGGTCGTGACTCGTGACTTGCAGTTTTGGAAATATCCCGGCGCGATGGGTGCCACCGCGTCCACGGAGTATATCTCTTTCAGGCAGGTTCGATTCGGGGTGACGCGAGCGGCGTCCGAACGCGAGCTCCCCCGCTCGCCTGCGCCTGCGCGCCACGTTTGCTGCGAGGGAGTCAGGAGTGGAGGACACGACACGAAGGCAGGTGCGCCGCCGTATCTTGGACAAATCGTCCGTCCGCCCTCGTGCTCCGGAATTCACGGCGGGGCGGGGAGCCGAGCCGGTACGACAGATGCGGCCGGCGGCGGAGAAAACGGGTCGGCCGGGCTAGGACCTACGGGGACGAACCCACTGAAGGCTGAACTCTAGAGCATCCGGATCCCCCGTTCGATTTGGATTTGGATGTGCTGGCCGAGTAGTAGCACAAGCGCAGCAGGTAATAAGTGAAGATTTTGATGGATCAACTACGGTTGATCATCAACTACTACGTACTACAGTACCACTGCTAGATGACTCGACGCAGGTGTTGGAATTGTTGAGATCGTGCAGTTGACTGCTGAGTGCTGACGGAAAACGCCTTGTGATTTTTATTGTGAGTCGTTAGACTGTCTTCAACAATACCACCCAAACGCAAAATAGGTGCGGCACAGTGTTTTGGGTAGCCAGGAACGAGCTCCAACGGAGCACCCAAACAAAGAACGCATTTTGCGTACCAGCCACATCGAAAGGCAAATAAGCGTCTCGCGAGGGAGACGACGCAAATGTCCGGCGCCGTTGTGGTGGGCCCGCGGCGAGGCGCGGCCGGCTCGGTGAGGCGAGCCCGCGGCAGGGAGCCGCCGGCGCTTCCAGGCGGGTTCGCGGCGGACGCGGCCGACGCGGCCAGGCAGGGCTGCTGCGAGGAGCCGCTGGAGCAGTCGAGGTGGTCGCcgacggaggcggtggtggtggccgcgGAGGCGCACcagccgacgaggaggaggccgccgtcgggtgcgggtgcggggcgGAAGGTGGAGGTGGGCACGAAGCGGGTCCCCGCTCCAGTGTCGGCGAGGAAGCCCAGCATCGGGGGCGACGATCCCCCACGCCCGTGGTGGAGGTGGAGCTCACGGTAGCGGCGGTGGAACCGCGGGCCCGTGACGATGCGGCGCTAGCGCCTGCAGACGAGCACGGCCCGGACGAGGCTCGCTGGGTCGGCAGGTGAGAAGTGCagcaggacctcctccaccagctcCTCCATCAGCGCGCTCGCCGGCGGTGGCGGCTCGGCGCGGTGCTCTTCGCGGGGCTCGCCAGGGCCGACTGCTCCGTCTTCGACATGGGGCTCGCCACCACGCAGGCGCCGGAGGTGTGAGGCGCCATGAACTTGGAGATGGGTGGGCGGCGGACAGACCAAGGAAGAAGAGAGCTGATTTGCGTGGCCTGTCGGAGAATCTAGATTTTAGGTAGAGAATAGGTGCTGTGTTTATGTGtcattgttggagacagtcttacctGTACACGGACAAAGCGCTATACCGAAGAAATTCTGCAACGAAATTCCTTTCTCGATCTCATACTACATATTTCTCAACCCTTGTCAGTGTTGCCTTGGCTGGGGGCACGATGGCAGATAGCATGCCAATTTCTCGGTCGCATTTCATATGAGAACGTACAAAGTAAGGCAttcgaagaacaaagaaaaagcatataggaagaacaaagaaaaagcaTATATGAAGAACAAAGTAAGGCCTTTTGTGGATTGTAATCCTATAGAAAAAATTAATTTATGTACTTTGGGATAAAAGAAATCCTATGAAATTAGATTATTACTATCGAATGTATGAAACTATAGGAATTTTGGAGAGAAACTAGTGTGAGGTTCAACTTAATGGAAACTTTCCTTATGTCTCTCTTAGAATTCCTGTGTTGCATCCGAACACCGCAATAGAAATTTTTCTGTATTTTATTTAAATTCTTGTAAGATTGCATGCAACTTTAATCTTGTGGTTTTCCTATTCATGTGTTTTGAGTCTATGTTCCAACTAGGGCCCTAAGGAATGCTCGTATCATAAATCAATTTCATTTTGCTCTTGCCCCACCCAACAAAAGAAAAGTGGAAGAATTCTAGAGGATTGAAATCCTA includes:
- the LOC136459117 gene encoding protein LURP-one-related 5-like, with protein sequence MAIVGAEYCDPEERVLTVRKTSHFSPGDGFAAYDTRTGGLAFRADTYGRGHGGGAASAGELALLGPAGEPLLTVRRRRPSLHHRWEGFLGARSDGQKALFSARRPSILGGSAAGAVIELLPPPAAAAAPELLRVDGSFPRRCCRVVAAPRAEGEKAKVVAEIRRKVDEGARVVMGRDVFVLRVSPGFDAAFAMGIVLVLDQIAGDEASVDAGADVIDAKIW